In one Lolium rigidum isolate FL_2022 chromosome 3, APGP_CSIRO_Lrig_0.1, whole genome shotgun sequence genomic region, the following are encoded:
- the LOC124700887 gene encoding uncharacterized protein LOC124700887 — MCMSKEHTSCCEDKLSSLPDEILIMILDKLDPCTTITTTVLSKRWLDLPRRQYTCYDLSVYEILPPRYHRLKKITVEAKAGYEAEKKAHNLTDSTAFKDKYDRFYAIKDQHEQWMWKVHLLTPILQRYERLAMRRYVKRVNALLLPPNNVQQLSIQKLRLQAFTTSSFNQWIPAAVDRWGVEELEIIIENSYQPYDFRLLDRCQNVRLKRLVLSNCCNYGRTPLFFQRLTTLTMCGLSSRIHIIYDILMNCVQLVDLRLKNSPYHSQAFRFNFPASRLKNLQLDKCSIWKIYLTSLPCLETFAFRGRPAKLQYGEVPQLRHVSLDFLETGDNGDNHNLRRQSTYALGKFFKGTPPPLEYLVLQLRGHQMWIEPTAIPSRLIHLKKLFVANVPRSWDTFWIFILFAAAPFLQALQVHFDSNSENASAAGSLDVQVEQPQQQHLHLRELVVVGFDGAAWQTGFVKRVMRASRWLQHVHLLDGHVFESEEAGIVDLEVVPRRREWHECERSEVLEELADRTGFPRRKIVLE; from the exons ATGTGTATGAGCAAGGAACACACCAGTTGCTGCGAGGACAAGCTCAGCAGCTTGCCTGATGAGATACTGATCATGATCCTTGACAAGCTAGACCCATGCACAACAATAACCACCACTGTCCTGTCAAAGCGGTGGCTGGATCTTCCTCGGCGACAATACACCTGTTATGACCTTTCCGTTTATGAGATTCTCCCTCCACGCTACCACAGGCTGAAGAAAATAACCGTGGAGGCTAAGGCCGGGTATGAGGCGGAGAAGAAGGCACATAATCTGACCGACAGTACTGCTTTCAAAGACAAGTATGATCGGTTTTATGCCATCAAAGACCAGCATGAGCAGTGGATGTGGAAAGTCCATCTACTCACACCCATCCTGCAACGCTATGAGCGTCTCGCCATGCGACGCTATGTGAAACGGGTGAATGCACTTCTTCTGCCTCCCAATAATGTTCAGCAACTGTCTATACAGAAGCTGAGGCTTCAAGCCTTTACGACGAGCAGTTTCAATCAATGGATTCCGGCAGCGGTTGACAGATGGGGAGTTGAGGAATTGGAGATTATCATCGAGAACTCTTATCAACCATATGACTTCCGGCTATTGGATAGATGCCAGAATGTGCGGCTCAAACGCCTTGTGCTATCCAATTGCTGTAATTATGGACGCACCCCGTTGTTTTTTCAGAGGCTCACAACACTCACTATGTGCGGTTTAAGTTCACGTATTCACATCATATATGATATTCTGATGAATTGTGTGCAGCTGGTGGATCTGAGGCTGAAAAATTCTCCGTATCACTCGCAAGCTTTTCGCTTCAATTTTCCTGCCTCAAGGTTAAAGAACCTGCAGTTGGACAAGTGCAGCATCTGGAAAATCTATCTGACTTCGCTGCCTTGTCTTGAAACTTTTGCTTTTCGGGGCCGGCCAGCGAAACTACAGTATGGCGAGGTGCCTCAACTTAGGCACGTGAGTTTGGACTTCCTGGAAACTGGAGATAATGGCGACAACCACAACCTCCGTAGACAGAGTACCTATGCACTAGGCAAATTCTTTAAAGGGACGCCGCCACCGCTGGAGTACCTTGTTCTGCAACTGAGAGGGCATCAG ATGTGGATTGAACCAACTGCCATTCCCAGCCGTCTGATTCATCTGAAGAAGTTATTCGTTGCAAACGTGCCAAGGAGCTGGGACACATTCTGGATCTTCATCCTGTTTGCCGCCGCGCCTTTCTTGCAGGCGCTCCAAGTCCAC TTCGACAGCAACTCGGAGAATGCGAGCGCCGCTGGATCGCTAGACGTGCAGGTGGAGCAACCGCAACAGCAGCACCTTCACCTGAGAGAACTCGTGGTCGTCGGCTTCGACGGAGCGGCGTGGCAGACCGGCTTCGTGAAGCGGGTCATGCGGGCGTCGCGGTGGCTGCAGCACGTCCACCTGCTTGACGGGCACGTCTTTGAATCCGAAGAGGCGGGGATCGTCGACCTGGAGGTAGTCCCGCGCCGGCGGGAGTGGCACGAGTGCGAGCGGTCGGAGGTGCTCGAAGAGCTTGCAGACAGGACCGGCTTTCCGCGGCGCAAGATAGTTTTGGAATGA
- the LOC124704589 gene encoding casein kinase 1-like protein HD16, whose amino-acid sequence MPELRSGVRRARLRSDVQAADRVAAPVSPAARGGRGGRRAGAAGRGSKKAPAAGRARAAPKARGKGIQAIDLETDHPSQDLLPEAVAVDAAVARARQDLALNKVADAAANLKMEGASGDRLAAAEDEATTTPVPERVQVGSSPEYITDRKLGKGGFGQVYVGRRITGGASRMGPDAYEVALKLEHRRSKGCSYGPPFEWQVYQSLNGCYGIPSVHYKGRQGDYYILVMDMLGPSLWDVWNSMGQAMSSHMVACIAVESISILEKLHSKGFVHGDVKPENFLLGQPGSPDEKKLFLIDLGLASKWKKASSSQHVEYDQRPDIFRGTIRYASVHAHLGRTGSRRDDLESLAYTLVFLIRGRLPWQGYQGDNKSFLVCKKKMATSPEVLSSFCPPPFKHFLEMVTNMKFDEEPNYAKLISLFDSLIEVPASRPIRIDGALKVGQKRGRMVVNLEEEEQPKKKVRLGSPATQWISVYNARRPMKQRYHYNVADSRLHQHIEKGNEDGLYISCVASSQNFWALIMDAGTAFASQVYELSQIFLHKDWIMEQWEKNFYITAIAGATNGSSLVVMSKGTPYTQQSYKVSESFPYKWINKKWKEGFHVTSMGTAGNRWGVVMSRNAGYSDQVVELDFLYPSEGLHRRWETGYRITSSAGTPDQAAFILSIPKRKPVDETQETLRTSAFPSNHVKEKWAKNLYIASICYGRTAC is encoded by the exons ATGCCAGAGCTGCGGAGCGGTGTGCGGAGAGCTCGTTTGAGGTCCGACGTGCAGGCTGCAGACCGAGTAGCCGCTCCCGTGTCGCCGGCTGCGAGGGGTGGGAGGGGCGGAAGGCGCGCCGGTGCGGCTGGCAGGGGCAGCAAGAAAGCGCCTGCTGCGGGAAGAGCAAGGGCAGCTCCTAAGGCTAGAGGGAAGGGGATCCAGGCTATCGATTTGGAGACTGACCACCCATCGCAGGACCTCCTTCCTGAAGCTGTCGCAGTAGACGCAGCTGTTGCCAGAGCCAGGCAGGACCTTGCTTTGAACAAGGTAGCTGACGCCGCTGCTAACCTCAAGATGGAGGGTGCAAGTGGTGACAGGCTTGCGGCGGCTGAAGATGAAGCCACGACGACGCCAGTGCCTGAGAGG GTTCAAGTAGGCAGCTCTCCAGAATATATAACTGATCGGAAGTTGGGTAAAGGTGGATTCGGCCAGGTCTATGTTGGCAGAAGAATAACTGGCGGAGCTTCACGTATGGGTCCAGATGCATATGAG GTTGCACTAAAACTGGAGCATCGAAGAAGCAAAGGATGTAGCTATGGCCCCCCGTTCGAGTGGCAGGTTTATCA GTCTCTCAATGGTTGTTATGGCATACCATCAGTCCACTACAAGGGTCGCCAGGGAGACTACTACATCCTT GTAATGGATATGCTTGGTCCTAGCCTCTGGGATGTTTGGAATTCAATGGGACAGGC GATGTCATCTCATATGGTTGCTTGCATTGCTGTTGAGTCCATATCGATCCTTGAGAAACTTCACTCAAAAGG TTTTGTCCATGGAGATGTAAAGCCAGAGAACTTTTTGCTTGGCCAACCTGGATCACCTGATGAGAAGAAGCTTTTCCTCATTGATCTTGGTTTAG CATCCAAGTGGAAAAAAGCATCATCAAGTCAGCATGTTGAATATGATCAGAGGCCAGACATCTTTAG GGGAACAATTAGATATGCTAGCGTCCATGCCCATTTAGGCCGTACAGGTAGTAGGAGGGATGATTTGGAGTCACTAGCATACACCCTTGTTTTTCTAATTAGAGGAAGATTACCTTGGCAAGGCTATCAG GGAGACAACAAGAGCTTTCTTGTTTGTAAGAAGAAAATGGCTACTTCTCCGGAGGTTCTGAGTAGCTTCTGTCCACCTCCATTCAAACATTTTCTTGAGATGGTCACCAATATGAAATTCGATGAAGAGCCAAATTATGCAAAACTTATTTCTCTCTTCGATAGTCTGATCGAAGTGCCTGCTTCAAGGCCCATTAGAATCGATGGTGCTCTAAAG GTTGGTCAGAAACGTGGAAGGATGGTTGTAAATCTTGAGGAAGAGGAACAGCCTAAGAAGAAAGTACGGTTGGGCAGCCCAGCAACTCAATGGATTTCAGTTTATAATGCTAGGCGACCCATGAAACAGCG GTACCACTACAATGTAGCTGATTCAAGACTGCATCAGCATATAGAAAAAGGCAATGAAGATGGCTTGTACATTAGCTGCGTAGCTTCTTCACAAAATTTTTGGGCTCTCATCATGGATGCTGGGACTGCCTTTGCTTCTCAAGTTTATGAGCTTTCACAAATTTTCCTGCACAAG GATTGGATTATGGAGCAGTGGGAGAAGAACTTCTACATAACAGCAATAGCTGGGGCAACCAATGGAAGCTCATTGGTTGTCATGTCCAAAG GGACTCCGTATACACAGCAGTCATACAAAGTCAGTGAATCTTTTCCTTATAAGTGGATTAATAAAAAGTGGAAAGAAGGTTTCCATGTGACATCTATGGGCACTGCTGGGAATCGTTGGGGAGTTGTCATGTCGAGGAACGCCGGATATTCTGACCAG GTTGTAGAGTTGGATTTTCTTTATCCAAGTGAAGGACTCCACAGGCGATGGGAGACTGGTTACAGAATAACTTCATCTGCAGGCACTCCTGACCAAGCCGCTTTTATCTTGAGCATACCAAAGAGGAAGCCGGTGGACGAGACCCAGGAAACCCTTAGAACTTCTGCTTTCCCCAGCAACCACGTGAAG GAAAAATGGGCCAAGAACCTGTACATCGCCTCCATCTGCTACGGGAGAACCGCGTGCTGA